The genomic DNA CGGGCATTCCAGCAAGCTTCGTTGTGCACGCCCGACGGGTCCTCGACCCAGAGCAGGTCCTTGCCTTGCACGAAGCCCGACGAGACCAGCAACTCCCGCATGATCCGGGCGTCCTTGAGCAGGCGCGTGCCCGGCCCGGCACGCATCTCGCGGCCGCCGAAATCGAGGTAGACCTTGCTGTTCGCGGGCTTGCCGCTGGCCGACGCCACGTAGTCGAAGATCTTGCCCCGCGCGAACCACAGCGAAGGGGACATCACCAGCGACCGGCCGAAGACCTGCGGGAACCGGAACAGGGCGTACAGCGCCGTCAGGCCGCCCATCGAGGAGCCGCCGATGCCGGTGTGTTCGCGATCCGTCAGGGTCCGGAATCGCTTGTCTATCTCGTGCTTGAGCGGCCCGATGATCCACTCCAGGAACGCGTCGCCCTCGCCGGCGCAATCCCAGTGCGGCTCCGGCCACGGCGACTGCTCGGACATCCTGTGCTCGCCGCCGTTGTAGATCCCCACCGAGATCACCGGGCCGGAGTCGCCGCGCCGGACCAGGTCGTCGACGACCAGGTCCATCCCCCAGTCGCCGCAGAATGAGGTCGTCGGGTCGAAGAGGTTCTGGCCGTCGAACATGTACTGCACGGGGAAGCGCTTGCCGTCTTCGTCGTAGCCCGGGGGCAGGTACACCGAGACCATGCGCATGCGGTCGAGCGTTCCGATGGTCATCGGCCCGAGCAGCAGCAGTCTCCCCTGGCGGCGGGGGCGACCGGGCGGTTCGAATCTGACCGTGCGCGCCTTCGTGGTCACGCGGGCATCTCTGACAGGGTTCCTTGCACGTTCAGGGATAACCATACCCCGATCCGGGGGACAACTCCGTGATATGGCTACACCGAACCGCCGTGGGGGCCGGACGTGGACCCGATCGGATCCAGGAGATAAGCCACGGCTCGGTCAAGCGT from Candidatus Tanganyikabacteria bacterium includes the following:
- a CDS encoding alpha/beta hydrolase, which translates into the protein MTTKARTVRFEPPGRPRRQGRLLLLGPMTIGTLDRMRMVSVYLPPGYDEDGKRFPVQYMFDGQNLFDPTTSFCGDWGMDLVVDDLVRRGDSGPVISVGIYNGGEHRMSEQSPWPEPHWDCAGEGDAFLEWIIGPLKHEIDKRFRTLTDREHTGIGGSSMGGLTALYALFRFPQVFGRSLVMSPSLWFARGKIFDYVASASGKPANSKVYLDFGGREMRAGPGTRLLKDARIMRELLVSSGFVQGKDLLWVEDPSGVHNEACWNARLPKAMKFLWAGGQEAMAKDVYQAG